One Streptomyces drozdowiczii DNA segment encodes these proteins:
- a CDS encoding 3' terminal RNA ribose 2'-O-methyltransferase Hen1, with product MFLTISTTGSPERPATDLGFLLHKHPERAQAFSTSHGTAHVFYPEASAERCTAALLLEVDPVALVRKGKGKGRGGAPDAALAQYVNDRPYAASSLLSVAMSTVFKSALSGACKAMPERAAAPMELRIEVPALPARGGAELVRKLFGPLGWTRVEAEAVPLDETFPEWGDSRYVRLVLEGELRLADALRQLYVLLPVLDDAKHYWVAPDEVDKLLRAGEGWLAEHPEHKLITSRYLARRWGLTRQAMERLELVRLAEADDLDVESVDNAVDERSDTEERPVPLAVHRRDAILAALTAAGAGRVLDLGCGQGQLVQALLKDPRFTEIVGLDVSMRALTIASRRLKLDRMGERQASRVTLRQGSLTYTDKRLKGYDAAVLSEVIEHLDPERLPALEFAVFGSARPRTVLVTTPNVEYNVRWETLPAGHTRHGDHRFEWTRAEFRAWAEEVAGRHGYGVAYVPIGPDDPEVGPPTQMAVFSLSTTTDETQKEAKAA from the coding sequence GTGTTCCTGACGATCAGTACAACCGGCTCCCCGGAACGTCCCGCCACCGACCTCGGGTTTCTGCTGCACAAGCATCCCGAGCGGGCGCAGGCGTTCTCCACCTCCCATGGCACCGCGCACGTCTTCTATCCCGAGGCGTCCGCGGAGCGGTGCACGGCGGCCCTGCTGCTGGAGGTCGATCCCGTCGCCCTGGTGCGGAAGGGGAAGGGCAAGGGCCGGGGCGGTGCGCCCGACGCGGCGCTCGCGCAGTACGTCAACGACCGCCCCTACGCGGCATCCTCGCTGCTGTCCGTCGCGATGAGCACCGTCTTCAAGTCCGCGCTGAGCGGTGCCTGCAAGGCGATGCCCGAGCGGGCTGCGGCCCCCATGGAGCTGCGGATCGAAGTGCCCGCCCTGCCGGCCCGTGGTGGTGCCGAGCTGGTGCGCAAGCTCTTCGGTCCGCTCGGATGGACGCGGGTGGAGGCGGAGGCCGTACCGCTGGACGAGACGTTCCCGGAGTGGGGCGACTCGCGGTACGTACGGCTGGTGCTCGAAGGCGAGCTGCGGCTCGCCGACGCGCTGCGCCAGCTGTACGTGCTGCTGCCGGTCCTGGACGACGCCAAGCATTACTGGGTGGCGCCCGACGAGGTCGACAAGCTGCTGCGCGCGGGCGAGGGGTGGCTGGCGGAGCACCCCGAGCACAAGCTGATCACCAGCCGGTACCTGGCGCGGCGCTGGGGGCTGACCCGGCAGGCGATGGAGCGGCTGGAGCTGGTGCGGCTCGCGGAGGCGGACGACCTCGACGTCGAGAGCGTCGACAACGCCGTGGACGAGCGCTCCGACACCGAGGAGCGGCCGGTGCCGCTGGCCGTGCACCGCCGCGACGCGATCCTGGCCGCGCTCACCGCCGCGGGCGCCGGCCGGGTGCTCGACCTCGGCTGCGGACAGGGGCAGTTGGTGCAGGCGCTGCTGAAGGACCCGCGCTTCACGGAGATCGTCGGCCTCGACGTGTCCATGCGCGCCCTGACGATCGCCTCGCGCCGGTTGAAGCTGGACCGGATGGGGGAGCGGCAGGCGTCCCGTGTGACGCTGCGCCAGGGCTCCCTGACCTACACGGACAAGCGGCTCAAGGGCTATGACGCCGCGGTGCTCAGCGAGGTCATCGAGCACCTGGACCCGGAGCGGCTGCCCGCCCTGGAGTTCGCCGTGTTCGGCTCCGCGCGCCCCCGCACGGTGCTCGTGACCACGCCGAACGTCGAGTACAACGTCCGCTGGGAGACCCTTCCGGCCGGCCACACCCGCCACGGCGACCACCGCTTCGAGTGGACCCGGGCCGAATTCCGGGCCTGGGCCGAGGAGGTGGCCGGACGGCACGGGTACGGCGTGGCGTACGTGCCCATCGGCCCGGACGACCCCGAGGTCGGCCCGCCCACCCAGATGGCCGTGTTCTCCCTCAGCACCACCACCGACGAGACCCAGAAGGAGGCGAAAGCCGCATGA
- the mmuM gene encoding homocysteine S-methyltransferase, which translates to MTPGPGRPLAAALAEGTVLLDGGLSNQLEAQGCDLSDALWSARLLADGPGQIEAAHTAYVRAGAQVLITASYQASYEGFERRGIGRDEAAALFARSVELARRAASTVERDVWVAASVGPYGAVTADGAEYRGRYGLTVRELERFHRPRVEALAAAGPDALALETVPDMDEARALLRVAGEYGLPVWLSYTVAGGRTRAGQQLDEAFALARGHDEVIAVGVNCCDPAEAEAAVRTAVRATGKPAVVYPNSGEDWDAESGAWTGAAAAFTPDRAAAWQAAGARLIGGCCRVGPEAIAGLAGVGRGREAG; encoded by the coding sequence ATGACACCGGGGCCCGGCCGCCCGCTGGCCGCCGCACTGGCCGAGGGCACGGTCCTGCTCGACGGAGGGCTCTCCAACCAGTTGGAGGCCCAGGGCTGCGATCTGTCCGACGCGCTGTGGTCCGCCCGGCTGCTCGCCGACGGACCCGGGCAGATCGAGGCCGCCCACACGGCGTACGTGCGGGCGGGGGCCCAGGTGCTCATCACGGCCAGCTACCAGGCGAGCTACGAGGGGTTCGAGCGGCGCGGAATCGGGCGGGACGAGGCGGCCGCGCTCTTCGCCCGCAGCGTGGAGCTGGCCCGCCGGGCGGCCTCCACGGTGGAGCGGGACGTCTGGGTGGCGGCCTCGGTCGGCCCGTACGGGGCGGTGACGGCGGACGGCGCGGAGTACCGGGGCCGCTACGGGCTCACCGTCCGGGAGCTGGAGCGCTTCCACCGCCCCCGCGTCGAGGCGCTGGCCGCCGCCGGGCCGGACGCGCTGGCCCTGGAGACGGTGCCGGACATGGACGAGGCGCGGGCCCTGCTGCGGGTGGCGGGGGAGTACGGCCTGCCGGTGTGGCTCTCCTACACCGTCGCCGGGGGCCGGACGAGGGCCGGGCAGCAGTTGGACGAGGCGTTCGCCCTGGCCCGGGGCCACGACGAGGTGATCGCGGTCGGCGTCAACTGCTGCGACCCCGCCGAGGCGGAGGCCGCCGTGCGGACGGCGGTCCGGGCGACCGGGAAGCCGGCCGTGGTCTACCCCAACAGCGGTGAGGACTGGGACGCGGAGTCGGGCGCGTGGACCGGGGCGGCGGCAGCGTTCACCCCGGACCGAGCGGCGGCCTGGCAGGCGGCGGGCGCCCGGCTGATCGGCGGGTGCTGCCGGGTGGGGCCGGAGGCGATCGCGGGGCTGGCGGGGGTGGGGCGCGGCCGGGAGGCCGGGTGA
- a CDS encoding LLM class F420-dependent oxidoreductase, with the protein MDLRIFTEPQQGASYDTLLTVAKATEDLGFDAFYRSDHYLRMGQGDGLPGPTDAWITLAGLARETKRIRLGTLMTAGTFRLPGVLAIQVAQVDQMSGGRVELGLGAGWFEDEHKAYGIPFPKEKFGRLEEQLAIVTGLWATEVGKTFSYDGTYYQLTDSPALPKPAQSKIPVLIGGHGAKRTPRLAAQYADEFNIPFASLEDSEKQFGRVREAAEAAGRTPDDLVYSNALVVCVGRDDAEVARRAAVIGRDVAELKANGLAGSPAEVVDKIGRFAAIGASRIYLQVLDLDDLDHLDLIASQVQSQLG; encoded by the coding sequence ATGGATCTTCGCATCTTCACCGAGCCCCAGCAGGGCGCGAGCTACGACACCCTTCTCACCGTCGCCAAGGCCACCGAGGACCTCGGCTTCGACGCCTTCTACCGGTCCGACCACTATCTGCGCATGGGGCAGGGCGACGGCCTGCCCGGCCCCACGGACGCCTGGATCACGCTGGCCGGACTGGCCCGCGAGACCAAGCGCATCCGCCTCGGCACCCTGATGACGGCAGGCACCTTCCGGCTTCCCGGCGTCCTCGCCATCCAGGTCGCCCAGGTCGACCAGATGTCCGGCGGCCGGGTCGAACTGGGCCTGGGAGCGGGCTGGTTCGAGGACGAGCACAAGGCGTACGGCATCCCGTTCCCGAAGGAGAAGTTCGGCCGCCTGGAGGAGCAGCTCGCGATCGTCACGGGACTGTGGGCGACCGAGGTCGGCAAGACCTTCAGCTATGACGGCACGTACTACCAGCTGACGGACTCGCCGGCGCTGCCCAAGCCGGCCCAGTCCAAGATCCCGGTGCTCATCGGCGGGCACGGCGCGAAGCGCACCCCGCGCCTCGCCGCCCAGTACGCGGACGAGTTCAACATCCCGTTCGCCTCGCTGGAGGACAGCGAGAAGCAGTTCGGCCGGGTCCGGGAGGCGGCCGAGGCGGCGGGCCGCACCCCCGACGACCTGGTGTACTCCAACGCGCTGGTCGTCTGCGTCGGCCGGGACGACGCGGAGGTTGCGCGCCGGGCCGCCGTCATCGGCCGGGACGTGGCCGAGCTGAAGGCCAACGGGCTCGCGGGCTCGCCCGCCGAGGTCGTCGACAAGATCGGGCGGTTCGCGGCGATCGGGGCGTCGCGGATCTACCTCCAGGTCCTCGACCTGGACGACCTGGACCACCTGGACCTGATCGCCTCCCAGGTCCAGTCCCAGCTGGGCTGA
- a CDS encoding DUF6099 family protein — MEAERLVAVIRQALAQSRGTPDIIAEAWQAQALAQAVGSRLAADGPKELRPEAGALSEIGGGTSGALDHPAARAGVARAARLTEVADPRAALTGLAALLGEVGMALVGVACETDEQGLYWQCMEAIDAADESTDRVRSMLRLLDERERERREALERGRERDGPHGVLHGPVGPVTGIQ; from the coding sequence ATGGAAGCGGAACGGCTGGTAGCGGTCATCAGGCAGGCGCTGGCGCAGAGCCGGGGCACACCGGACATCATCGCCGAGGCGTGGCAGGCGCAGGCCCTGGCCCAGGCGGTCGGCAGTCGGCTGGCGGCGGACGGTCCGAAGGAGCTGCGGCCCGAGGCGGGCGCCCTCAGCGAGATCGGGGGCGGCACCAGCGGCGCGCTCGACCACCCGGCGGCCCGCGCCGGGGTGGCCCGCGCGGCGCGGCTGACCGAGGTCGCCGATCCCCGCGCGGCCCTGACGGGCCTCGCCGCGCTGCTCGGGGAGGTCGGTATGGCCCTGGTCGGGGTGGCCTGCGAGACCGATGAGCAGGGCCTGTACTGGCAGTGCATGGAGGCGATCGACGCCGCCGACGAGTCGACCGACCGGGTCCGCTCCATGCTCCGGCTCCTGGACGAGCGGGAGCGCGAGCGGCGGGAGGCGCTGGAGCGCGGCCGGGAGCGGGACGGCCCGCACGGGGTGCTGCACGGCCCGGTGGGCCCGGTGACCGGCATTCAGTGA
- a CDS encoding nucleotide pyrophosphohydrolase, whose product MTELDVRTLQRRLAAFADARDWGQYHTPKNLASALSVEAAELLEIFQWLTPEQSARVMADPETAPRVADEVADVLAYLLQFCEALGIDALAALAAKIERNESRFPVPGSTGDEDRHSSE is encoded by the coding sequence GTGACCGAACTCGACGTACGAACCCTCCAGCGGCGGCTGGCCGCCTTCGCGGACGCGCGCGACTGGGGGCAGTACCACACCCCGAAGAACCTGGCATCGGCGCTGAGCGTGGAGGCCGCCGAACTCCTCGAAATCTTCCAGTGGCTGACGCCCGAACAGTCGGCGCGGGTCATGGCGGACCCGGAGACGGCGCCCCGCGTGGCGGACGAGGTCGCGGACGTGCTCGCGTATCTCCTCCAGTTCTGCGAGGCGTTGGGGATCGACGCCCTCGCGGCGCTCGCGGCCAAGATCGAACGGAATGAGTCGCGCTTTCCGGTCCCAGGATCAACGGGCGACGAAGATCGTCACTCTTCGGAGTGA
- a CDS encoding cell division protein SepF, which yields MSRYDRYDVTDEQWEGLAQVVPLRSRNEWPSRVDHRTVQDEPEPAEQRRMVVLRVQVFADAREVAEYLVAQVPVLLDLTSAEADVAKRILDFASGVVFGLGSGMHRVDRNVFLLSPAGMEVEGVTAAGVPGA from the coding sequence GTGAGCAGGTACGACAGGTACGACGTCACGGACGAGCAGTGGGAGGGGCTGGCCCAGGTCGTACCGCTGCGCAGCCGCAACGAGTGGCCCTCCCGGGTGGACCACCGCACCGTCCAGGACGAGCCGGAGCCCGCCGAGCAGCGGCGCATGGTCGTGCTGCGGGTCCAGGTGTTCGCCGACGCCCGCGAGGTCGCGGAGTACCTGGTCGCCCAGGTGCCCGTGCTGCTCGACCTGACCAGCGCGGAGGCCGATGTGGCCAAGCGCATCCTGGACTTCGCCAGCGGTGTCGTCTTCGGGCTCGGCAGCGGTATGCACCGGGTGGACCGCAACGTCTTCCTGCTGTCGCCCGCCGGTATGGAGGTCGAGGGCGTCACGGCGGCCGGGGTGCCGGGGGCGTAG
- a CDS encoding cytochrome P450 has product MTTYAPPPQPLALFGPAFAADPQGHYRALREHGPLAPVRIAPDVEALLVTDYQAAIDLLRDTHTFSKDPRTWQATIPPDSPVLPVLGHRPTALFSDGAVHARYREAINDSLALIEPHILRAEVARVARQLIGRFAATGSGDLIAQYARRLPMHIFVTWFGADPKDGERIVDGVAGMMNSAADAATAYADLVDVVTRLVADRRARPRRDLTSYFLAHPAGLDNDETVRQITLVMSAGNDPMTNLIGNATLHMLTDERYAGSLHGGAMTAHEAINEVLWRDPPIANLAAHYPRHDTEFHGVRLRAGQLVLVSYAAANSQSPPPVTDDGLRSGASAHLAWSAGPHRCPAKQPALLIAMTAIEQLTSLLCDARLAVPPDELLWRPGPFHRALAHLPIRFTPLDTTAAPSGAITVADPSDVIPAAAIDS; this is encoded by the coding sequence ATGACCACGTACGCACCGCCGCCGCAGCCGCTCGCGCTGTTCGGCCCGGCCTTCGCGGCCGACCCGCAGGGCCACTACCGCGCCCTGCGCGAGCACGGGCCGCTCGCGCCGGTGCGGATCGCCCCCGACGTCGAGGCGCTGCTCGTCACGGACTACCAGGCCGCCATCGACCTGCTCCGCGACACCCACACCTTCAGCAAGGACCCCCGGACCTGGCAGGCGACCATTCCGCCGGACTCGCCGGTGCTGCCCGTGCTCGGCCACCGCCCCACCGCCCTGTTCAGCGACGGCGCGGTGCACGCCCGCTACCGCGAAGCCATCAACGACAGCCTCGCGCTGATCGAACCGCACATCCTGCGCGCCGAGGTGGCCCGGGTCGCCCGGCAGCTCATCGGCCGGTTCGCCGCCACCGGCAGCGGCGACCTCATCGCCCAGTACGCCCGCCGGCTCCCCATGCACATCTTCGTCACCTGGTTCGGCGCCGACCCCAAGGACGGCGAACGCATCGTGGACGGGGTGGCCGGGATGATGAACTCGGCGGCCGACGCCGCCACGGCCTACGCGGACCTGGTCGACGTCGTCACCCGCCTCGTCGCCGACCGGCGCGCCCGGCCGCGCCGCGACCTGACCTCGTACTTCCTCGCCCATCCGGCGGGGCTCGACAACGACGAGACGGTCCGTCAGATCACCCTGGTCATGAGCGCCGGAAACGACCCGATGACCAACCTCATCGGCAACGCCACGCTCCATATGCTCACCGACGAACGCTACGCGGGCTCCCTGCACGGCGGCGCGATGACCGCCCACGAGGCGATCAACGAGGTCCTGTGGCGCGACCCGCCGATCGCCAACCTGGCGGCCCACTACCCGCGTCACGACACCGAGTTCCACGGCGTCCGGCTGCGCGCCGGACAGCTCGTCCTCGTCTCCTACGCCGCCGCCAACTCCCAGTCCCCGCCGCCCGTCACCGACGACGGGCTCCGGTCCGGGGCCAGTGCGCACCTCGCCTGGTCGGCCGGGCCCCACCGCTGCCCCGCCAAGCAGCCGGCCCTGCTCATCGCGATGACCGCCATCGAACAGCTCACCAGCCTCCTGTGCGACGCGCGGCTCGCCGTGCCGCCCGACGAACTGCTGTGGCGCCCCGGCCCGTTCCACCGCGCGCTGGCCCACCTCCCGATCCGCTTCACCCCGCTGGACACCACCGCGGCGCCCAGCGGAGCCATCACGGTCGCGGACCCCTCGGACGTGATTCCGGCGGCTGCAATCGATTCCTGA
- a CDS encoding GTP-binding protein yields MDSAPSPDRTGVGYLPAAARTLMKLVVTGPFGVGKTTLIRTLSEIATLHTEEAMTQSSTRVDSTAGLPDKTTTTVAIDFGRLTVPDDLVLYMFGTPGQERFLPLWEDIARGALGALVLVDTRRLADSFAVMDMVEEQGLPYAVAVNRFPDAPAHSDEVLRKHLDLDDTTPLVQCDARERRGSIDALIALAEHALTRMPQPEDAS; encoded by the coding sequence ATGGACTCCGCTCCCTCCCCTGACCGGACCGGCGTCGGCTATCTGCCGGCCGCCGCCCGGACCCTGATGAAACTCGTCGTCACGGGTCCCTTCGGCGTGGGCAAGACCACCCTGATCCGCACCCTCTCGGAGATCGCCACCCTCCACACCGAGGAGGCGATGACCCAGTCCAGCACCCGCGTCGACTCCACCGCCGGACTCCCCGACAAGACCACCACCACGGTCGCCATCGACTTCGGCCGCCTCACCGTCCCCGACGACCTCGTGCTCTACATGTTCGGCACCCCTGGCCAGGAACGCTTCCTGCCCCTGTGGGAGGACATCGCGCGCGGCGCCCTCGGCGCACTCGTACTCGTGGACACCCGGCGGCTCGCCGACTCCTTCGCCGTGATGGACATGGTCGAGGAGCAGGGGCTGCCGTACGCCGTCGCGGTGAATCGTTTCCCCGACGCCCCCGCACACAGCGACGAGGTCCTGCGCAAGCACCTCGACCTGGACGACACCACCCCGCTCGTCCAGTGCGACGCGCGTGAGCGGCGCGGCAGCATCGACGCCCTGATCGCACTCGCCGAACACGCGCTGACCCGCATGCCGCAGCCCGAGGACGCCTCATGA
- a CDS encoding DUF742 domain-containing protein — protein sequence MTPGPARRLIPAYLVTGGRSRPAGPALDRLAVLVRTDAPVPDDAGTQARNLCDLLEPGALTVVECAAHLDLPVSATVFLATDLAATGLLLTRPPIPSAGQIDRSLVERLLDGLRSLP from the coding sequence ATGACCCCCGGCCCAGCACGCCGTCTGATCCCCGCCTATCTGGTCACCGGCGGCCGGTCCCGCCCCGCCGGCCCCGCCCTCGACCGGCTCGCCGTCCTCGTACGCACCGACGCGCCCGTGCCCGACGACGCCGGAACCCAGGCCCGCAACCTCTGCGACCTGCTGGAACCGGGTGCCCTCACCGTTGTCGAGTGCGCGGCCCACCTGGACCTGCCGGTCAGCGCCACCGTCTTCCTGGCCACGGACCTCGCGGCCACCGGACTACTGCTCACCCGACCGCCGATACCCAGTGCCGGGCAGATCGACAGGTCGCTTGTCGAGAGGCTGCTCGATGGACTCCGCTCCCTCCCCTGA
- a CDS encoding roadblock/LC7 domain-containing protein, with translation MSAPSPTSGDLAWVLTPLLELPGVQHAVVATGDGLVEGASPGLDRASGERVAAMTATLHAAARAFTTAFTDAEAPQLAQTVVESDLGFAIVVPAGRNTTLALFAEPGAKLGDIAYQMQVQVTALTRAMHAPARQPDTAARP, from the coding sequence GTGAGCGCCCCCAGCCCCACCTCAGGCGACCTCGCATGGGTGCTGACCCCGCTGCTTGAGCTGCCCGGAGTCCAGCACGCGGTGGTCGCCACCGGCGACGGCCTGGTCGAAGGCGCGTCCCCCGGCCTCGACCGCGCCTCCGGCGAACGGGTCGCCGCGATGACGGCCACCCTGCACGCCGCCGCCCGCGCCTTCACGACCGCCTTCACCGACGCCGAGGCCCCGCAACTGGCCCAGACCGTCGTGGAATCGGACCTGGGCTTCGCCATCGTCGTACCGGCCGGGCGCAACACCACCCTCGCCCTGTTCGCCGAACCCGGCGCCAAACTCGGCGACATCGCCTACCAGATGCAGGTCCAGGTCACCGCGCTCACCCGGGCGATGCACGCACCCGCCCGCCAACCGGACACCGCCGCCCGGCCATGA
- a CDS encoding ATP-binding protein: MAWIVALIAVAAAVAGFTRAYRTGLLEQQAVTRAELAERQAKAAEARTAALLDEIRQLARRRIPAAALALSHPSATVPGLREAAEVDGGAALLLTEAVQAARTAVLEERGRVDAAARAAMRGTSAKIQSLLNQSQQLLHELQHEYDDPRILQLDFRNELALRRTQSTAVLCDAWPGLARQNSPLVEIVLGAQSRVAGYERIKVSNHLRDERLALAARAAEPLAIALAELLANATAYSHPDTDVQVTVQQSGGRGAFLVVDDAGIGMDEDALERARALLAGPAEVLLTELGDPPQTGFAVVGRLVVQYGFECHIEASPFGGMRTILRVPAHLLTVLDEDRNLSALAPAPVTAAPAQPAPAGTDTPAPDAAEPSGLPSRRRRAPRRTPATATAARAAEPSAAQPSRTPEAAGASWAALQQGTLNGRSVTGRTPAPDTGAPDHQDDQGDDEK, encoded by the coding sequence ATGGCATGGATCGTCGCACTGATCGCCGTCGCCGCCGCGGTGGCGGGATTCACGCGCGCCTACCGGACCGGCCTCCTGGAGCAGCAGGCCGTCACCCGCGCCGAACTCGCCGAACGCCAGGCCAAGGCCGCCGAGGCCCGCACCGCGGCCCTCCTGGACGAGATCCGGCAGCTCGCGCGCCGACGGATACCCGCCGCCGCCCTCGCCCTCTCCCACCCCAGCGCCACCGTCCCCGGCCTGCGCGAGGCGGCCGAGGTCGACGGCGGCGCCGCCCTCCTGCTCACCGAGGCCGTCCAGGCCGCGCGGACCGCCGTCCTGGAGGAGCGCGGACGTGTCGATGCGGCGGCCCGCGCCGCGATGCGCGGCACCTCCGCCAAGATCCAGTCCCTGCTGAACCAGTCCCAGCAGCTGCTGCACGAACTCCAGCACGAGTACGACGATCCGCGCATCCTCCAGCTCGACTTCCGCAACGAACTCGCGCTGCGCCGCACCCAGTCCACCGCCGTCCTGTGCGACGCCTGGCCCGGACTCGCCCGCCAGAACTCACCCCTGGTCGAGATCGTCCTCGGCGCCCAGTCCCGCGTCGCCGGCTACGAGCGGATCAAGGTCTCCAACCACCTGCGCGACGAACGCCTCGCGCTCGCCGCCCGCGCCGCCGAACCCCTCGCCATCGCCCTGGCCGAACTCCTGGCCAACGCCACCGCCTACTCCCACCCGGACACCGACGTCCAGGTCACCGTCCAGCAGAGCGGCGGCCGGGGCGCCTTCCTCGTCGTGGACGACGCCGGTATCGGCATGGACGAGGACGCCCTCGAACGGGCCCGCGCCCTGCTCGCCGGGCCCGCCGAGGTCCTGCTCACCGAGCTGGGCGACCCGCCGCAGACCGGCTTCGCGGTCGTCGGCCGGCTCGTCGTGCAGTACGGCTTCGAGTGCCACATCGAGGCGTCCCCGTTCGGCGGCATGCGGACCATCCTGCGCGTCCCGGCCCACCTGCTCACCGTGCTGGACGAGGACCGGAACCTCTCCGCCCTCGCCCCCGCACCCGTGACGGCCGCCCCCGCCCAGCCCGCCCCGGCCGGAACGGACACCCCCGCACCGGACGCCGCCGAGCCCTCCGGACTGCCCAGCCGGCGTCGGCGGGCGCCGCGCCGCACCCCCGCCACGGCCACCGCCGCCCGGGCCGCCGAGCCGTCCGCCGCCCAGCCCTCCCGTACTCCGGAGGCGGCAGGGGCTTCCTGGGCGGCCCTCCAACAGGGCACCCTCAACGGCAGGAGCGTCACCGGGCGGACCCCCGCACCGGACACCGGCGCCCCCGACCACCAGGACGACCAAGGAGACGACGAGAAGTGA
- a CDS encoding MBL fold metallo-hydrolase yields MSITGGDVVDLGRGLYAWLPPKRGWGLANCGLLVSPRGALWIDTPYDPVLAGQFLAESTKRLPDGVTVDRVIVTHANGDHFWGAGVLPDAEIIVTREAREHIHYEPSPQQQHALVTGGDPATPLGAYLARHFGPFDWSQTEPVRPTTYFTGELELSLGDYPVQITSLAPAHTTGDLMVHLPAQSTVFSGDIIFSSSAEQPGDHPIHWEGPLSNIIGACEQVLATGAETIVPGHGPVLDRNGVREHIAYLEYIQERAHALHAAGVPSIDAARQVIAEGRYPGLGLPERLVVTIGSEYRQLDGSERRSVVQVMTDVATVAHEVEQVGEPAGSAG; encoded by the coding sequence ATGTCGATCACGGGTGGGGATGTCGTTGACCTTGGCAGGGGCCTGTACGCCTGGCTCCCGCCCAAGCGTGGCTGGGGGCTGGCCAACTGCGGCCTGCTCGTCTCGCCCCGCGGCGCGCTGTGGATCGACACGCCGTACGACCCCGTGCTCGCCGGCCAGTTCCTCGCCGAGTCCACCAAGCGGCTGCCCGACGGCGTCACCGTCGACCGGGTGATCGTCACGCACGCCAACGGCGACCACTTCTGGGGCGCGGGCGTGCTCCCGGACGCCGAGATCATCGTGACCCGCGAGGCCAGGGAGCACATCCACTACGAGCCCTCGCCGCAGCAGCAGCACGCGCTCGTCACCGGCGGCGACCCGGCCACCCCGCTCGGGGCCTACCTCGCCCGCCACTTCGGCCCGTTCGACTGGTCGCAGACCGAGCCCGTCCGGCCGACCACCTACTTCACCGGCGAGCTCGAACTGAGCCTCGGCGACTACCCGGTGCAGATCACCTCGCTCGCCCCCGCGCACACCACCGGCGACCTGATGGTCCACCTCCCCGCCCAGTCCACCGTGTTCAGCGGCGACATCATCTTCTCCTCGTCCGCCGAGCAGCCCGGCGACCACCCGATCCACTGGGAGGGCCCGCTGAGCAACATCATCGGCGCCTGCGAACAGGTGCTGGCCACCGGCGCCGAAACGATCGTCCCCGGCCACGGACCCGTCCTCGACCGGAACGGCGTCCGCGAGCACATCGCGTACCTCGAGTACATCCAGGAGCGCGCCCACGCCCTGCACGCCGCCGGTGTCCCCTCCATCGACGCCGCCCGCCAGGTCATCGCCGAGGGCCGCTACCCCGGACTCGGCCTGCCCGAGCGGCTGGTGGTCACCATCGGCAGCGAATACCGGCAGCTCGACGGCTCGGAGCGGCGCAGCGTCGTCCAGGTCATGACCGACGTCGCCACGGTCGCACACGAAGTGGAGCAGGTCGGTGAGCCGGCAGGCAGCGCGGGCTGA